A single genomic interval of Amblyomma americanum isolate KBUSLIRL-KWMA chromosome 11, ASM5285725v1, whole genome shotgun sequence harbors:
- the LOC144111261 gene encoding latrophilin Cirl-like (The sequence of the model RefSeq protein was modified relative to this genomic sequence to represent the inferred CDS: added 82 bases not found in genome assembly) has translation MVRRRLCAGLLLLLHLCVASCWARRGGDPPRYRTAYACEGSQLRIACDEGHLVQLIRANYGRFSISICNEHGTLDWSVDCMSLRSFRVMQQSCDLKKGCTLPASTDVFGDPCPGTLKYLEAHYQCIPAELTTPSSARPSAALAPPPPPLGPAAFDSALSRGGGDLPPPLLPTDTPSLAEDPASRKPPPFHTTYQNPADPAAGADVDIRQHIGGIVTTTVTPADTAAMEAITLETSTALDLLSDYCQPVVARDIFWNWTRAGDVAVYPCPGGARGDARWQCGVNPVKWLSDRPDLSGCNSFWVSDLERRIQGGASVVNLGSELSQKTRVKSLYGGDLLHTTSIVQQLLSKMEDKLDQASDSYQRQQVVEELMNSVVDFSSNLLEDHQRSAWGDLPPMEQRAAASSLLEGLERNAMLMVKSHSTNMNYSRVQSNIMVAVRVLSIQSITDMSFPDPSVTRGTSWSDSGDSIYLPYKTLLESARNGVVKVAFFSYRKMETILAASNPNVAEPTPNSTVRLVNSRVVAAALGRRRVLGLSQPVLVTLKHNQEENVSDPQCVFWDFSKRDWSERGCWVEASNQTHTVCACDHLTNFAVLMDVRAVQLSYTNEVALQVITYIGCFVSIVCLILTFTTFQVFRSLESERTVIHKNLCLCLLIAEVVFVAGIAQTAQRALCGVVAGLLHYFFLAAFLWMFLEGFQLYVMLIEVFDSEKSRLGWYYALAYGVPAVIVTVAAGIDPTSYGTSRHCWLRADNYFILSFVGPVVAILLANLVFLSIAVYMMCRHSSLASSVKNKEQSKMANISVWIRSAAVLVVLLGLTWCFGLLYLNAESVVMAYLFTFLNSLQGLFIFVFHCLRNDKVRKEYKQILRHCSWLPSCLRREKCASERPSFAHSNGTAHSAPSCGGLPHSLGNQFWCPPKNLDSVVTQSSSMRSTTLDRPSTRMPMCQVLNSRTTPRARDAILVLPRQSDCDELGGGEFGSMADCDGSEPHPPPYGHYRGSDAGVYLDHIYETIDQDEPPMTPGFNVLGLGRGPDEECHSRSRSDASSHQSGSSLGCDRRPLIRQAFHQQRTMMPGADPVAMDLASADPALVMAVFEGDRVKCRLQSAMVADGRPLPAAKHPCQPSAHLSTDC, from the exons ACCCTCCTCGGTACCGGACGGCGTACGCGTGCGAGGGCTCGCAGCTGCGCATCGCGTGCGACGAAGGCCACCTGGTGCAGCTCATCCGCGCAAACTACGGACGCTTCTCCATCTCCATCTGCAACGAGCACGGCACGCTGGACTGGAGCGTCGACTGCATGTCGCTCCGCTCTTTCCGGGTCATGCAGCAAAG CTGTGACCTGAAGAAGGGCTGCACGCTGCCTGCGTCAACTGACGTTTTCGGCGACCCGTGTCCCGGTACGCTAAAGTACCTGGAAGCCCACTACCAATGCATACCCG CCGAACTGACGACGCCCAGCAGCGCGCGGCCGTCGGCGGCGCTGGcgcctccgccgccgcccctGGGACCTGCCGCCTTCGACTCGGCCCTGTCCCGTGGTGGGGGAGACCTACCGCCTCCGCTCTTACCCACTGATACTCCGTCGCTCGCCGAGGACCCTGCGTCTAGGAAGCCCCCTCCGTTCCACACCACCTACCAGAACCCGGCCGACCCAGCCGCAGGGGCGGACGTCGACATCCGGCAACACATCGGAGGCATTGTCACGACCACAG TCACGCCTGCAGACACTGCTGCCATGGAGGCGATCACACTGGAGACATCTACTGCTCTGGATCTACTGTCTGACTACTGCCAGCCAGTGGTTGCAAGGGACATCTTCTGGAACTGGACTCGGGCTGGTGACGTGGCTGTCTACCCCTGCCCAGGAGGCGCCAGAG GTGATGCCCGGTGGCAGTGTGGAGTAAACCCTGTGAAGTGGTTATCTGACCGGCCTGACCTTAGTGGATGCAATTCTTTCTGGGTCAGCGACCTAGAACGAAGG ATCCAGGGTGGTGCCTCTGTGGTCAACTTGGGCAGCGAACTCTCGCAGAAGACACGTGTGAAGTCGCTGTATGGGGGAGACCTCCTGCACACTACCAGCATTGTGCAGCAGCTTTTGTCCAAGATGGAAGACAAGTTGGACCAGGCCTCGGACAGCTACCAGCGACAGCAAGTTGTTGAGGAGCTCATGAAT TCGGTTGTAGACTTCAGCAGCAACCTGCTAGAGGATCACCAGCGGAGCGCATGGGGTGACTTGCCGCCCATGGAACAGAGAGCGGCAGCGTCTTCTCTTCTCGAGGGTCTGGAGCGCAATGCAATGCTCATGGTGAAGAGCCACAGCACCAACATGAACTACAGTCGCGTCCAGAGCAACATTA tggTCGCAGTTAGAGTTCTGAGCATCCAGAGCATCACAGACATGTCATTTCCTGACCCTTCTGTGACTCGTGGAACATCTTGGTCAGATTCAGGGGACTCTATCTACCTTCCTTACAAGACACTTCTGGAAAGTGCCAGAAACG GAGTGGTGAAGGTGGCCTTCTTCTCGTACCGCAAAATGGAAACCATCTTGGCGGCCTCCAACCCCAACGTTGCTGAACCTACCCCGAACAGCACGGTGCGCCTGGTCAACTCGCGGGTGGTGGCAGCCGCCCTCGGAAGGCGCAGGGTTCTGGGCCTTTCCCAGCCAGTGCTAGTCACGCTTAAGCACAATCAG GAGGAAAATGTCAGTGACCCGCAATGTGTTTTCTGGGACTTCAGCAAGAG GGATTGGTCTGAGCGGGGCTGCTGGGTTGAAGCCAGTAATCAGACTCACACAGTCTGCGCATGTGACCACCTCACAAACTTCGCTGTCCTCATGGATGTCAGAGCTGTTCAG CTCTCGTACACAAATGAAGTGGCTCTGCAAGTGATAACTTACATTGGCTGCTTTGTATCGATTGTCTGCCTCATCCTCACCTTCACCACCTTCCAGGTCTTCAG AAGCCTGGAGAGTGAGCGCACGGTGATCCACAAGAACCTCTGCCTGTGCCTGCTCATAGCGGAAGTGGTCTTCGTGGCTGGCATTGCCCAGACGGCACAGCGCGCCCTTTGTGGCGTGGTGGCTGGCCTGCTGCACTACTTCTTCCTGGCTGCCTTCTTGTGGATGTTCCTCGAGGGATTCCAGCTCTACGTCATGCTCATCGAAGTCTTCGACTCTGAGAAGTCGCGTCTCGGCTGGTACTACGCACTCGCGTACGGGGTACCTGCCGTGATCGTCACCGTGGCTGCAGGCATCGACCCAACCAGCTATGGCACATCGCGGCATTGCTGGCTTCGTGCCGACAACTACTTCATCCTGAGCTTTGTTGGACCTGTGGTCGCCATACTGCTG GCTAACCTAGTGTTCCTCAGCATTGCTGTCTATATGATGTGCCGCCACTCCAGCCTTGCCAGCTCAGTGAAGAATAAGGAGCAATCTAAGATGGCCAACATCAG TGTTTGGATTCGCAGTGCTGCAGTGCTCGTCGTGTTGCTTGGCCTGACGTGGTGCTTTGGGCTGCTTTACCTGAACGCCGAGTCTGTGGTGATGGCATACCTCTTCACATTCCTGAACAGCCTACAGGGCCTCTTCATCTTTGTGTTTCACTGCCTAAGGAATGATAAG GTCCGCAAGGAGTACAAGCAGATTCTGCGGCACTGCTCGTGGCTGCCATCGTGCCTGCGGCGCGAGAAGTGTGCCTCGGAGCGGCCCTCTTTCGCGCACTCCAATGGCACGGCCCACTCGGCCCCGTCCTGCGGCGGACTGCCCCACAGT CTTGGCAATCAATTTTGGTGCCCGCCGAAGAACCTGGACTCCGTTGTCACACAATCATCCTCAATGAGGTCAACTACACTAG ATCGCCCATCTACAAGAATGCCGATGTGCCAAGTCCTTAACTCGCGCACCACTCCTCGGGCGCGTGATGCCATTCTGGTGCTTCCGCGGCAGAGTGACTGCGACGAGCTGGGCGGCGGCGAGTTCGGCTCCATGGCGGATTGTGACGGCAGCGAGCCGCACCCGCCGCCATATGGCCACTACCGCGGCTCGGACGCCGGCGTGTACCTGGACCACATTTACGAGACCATCGACCAGGACGAGCCTCCGATGACGCCGGGCTTCAATGTGCTCGGGCTGGGCCGGGGTCCCGACGAAGAGTGCCACTCGCGAAGCCGCTCGGACGCCAGCAGCCACCAGTCCGGCTCAAGCCTGGGCTGCGACCGGAGGCCGCTGATCCGGCAGGCGTTCCACCAGCAGCGGACGATGATGCCAGGCGCAGACCCCGTGGCCATGGACCTCGCCTCTGCCGATCCGGCGCTCGTAATGGCGGTCTTCGAAGGTGACCGCGTCAAATGCAGGCTGCAGTCGGCTATGGTGGCTGACGGCAGACCACTTCCCGCAGCCAAGCACCCCTGCCAGCCGTCAGCGCACCTCAGTACGGACTGCTGA